The following proteins are encoded in a genomic region of Cyclonatronum proteinivorum:
- a CDS encoding YqaA family protein: MTPLFAGIAWPYLGLFATAFAAATILPFSSEAAVVAAMLAGLDPAPILFWASLGNCLACLFNYGLGRLFYHPARKKLRESRYGRISLIWAKKYGMWSMFLSWAPLIGDPLTIVGGLFRLPLLPFILLVFSLRIGRYALIIWIM, from the coding sequence TTGACCCCGCTTTTTGCAGGTATAGCCTGGCCCTATCTCGGGCTTTTTGCGACTGCCTTTGCAGCGGCTACCATTCTGCCGTTCAGTTCGGAAGCAGCGGTTGTAGCAGCTATGTTAGCGGGGCTGGATCCGGCACCCATCCTGTTCTGGGCGTCGCTGGGCAACTGTCTTGCCTGTCTGTTCAACTACGGACTCGGTCGCCTCTTCTACCATCCGGCCCGGAAAAAGCTGCGGGAAAGCCGCTACGGGCGGATATCACTGATCTGGGCCAAAAAATACGGCATGTGGAGCATGTTCCTGAGCTGGGCACCCCTCATCGGCGACCCGCTCACCATTGTCGGCGGGCTGTTCCGCCTCCCTTTACTGCCTTTTATCCTTCTCGTGTTCAGCCTTCGAATCGGCCGCTACGCCCTCATCATTTGGATCATGTAG
- the rplS gene encoding 50S ribosomal protein L19: MEKLKLIEQTQVGEVVDFKPGDTVNIHYRVREGEKERIQQYEGVVINMRGSTANKTFTVRKISNNIGVERIFPMYSPFISKIEVKKRGKVRRAKLFYLRALRGKAARIKEKARFTR; encoded by the coding sequence ATGGAAAAGCTCAAATTAATTGAACAAACTCAGGTGGGCGAAGTCGTTGACTTCAAGCCCGGCGACACGGTTAACATTCACTACCGTGTACGTGAAGGTGAAAAAGAGCGTATTCAGCAGTATGAAGGGGTTGTTATCAACATGCGCGGCTCTACTGCGAACAAAACCTTTACCGTACGTAAAATCTCCAACAACATTGGCGTAGAGCGTATTTTCCCGATGTACTCTCCCTTCATTTCCAAAATTGAAGTGAAGAAGCGCGGTAAAGTCCGTCGTGCAAAGCTTTTCTATCTGCGTGCCCTCCGCGGAAAAGCCGCCCGTATCAAAGAAAAAGCGCGCTTTACCCGCTAA
- the hemL gene encoding glutamate-1-semialdehyde 2,1-aminomutase, with protein sequence MYEKSEVLFKRAQQFIPGGVNSPVRAFKAVGGTPVFFERAEGSVLYDADGNSYIDYVGSWGPMLLGHAWPPVVKAVQDAAARSTSFGAPTELEIELAELIQQMVPGLDKVRMVNSGTEACMSAIRVARGYTERDKIIKFEGNYHGHGDSFLIKAGSGAMTFGTPSSPGVTKGTAQDTLTANFNDIEDVKRLFAENKGQVAALIIEPIAGNMGCVPPADGFLQGLRDICTAEGAILIFDEVMCGFRVAPGGAQQLYGVQADLVTFGKIIGAGLPVGAYGGKEEIMNVVSPVGPVYQAGTLSGNPLAMSAGLALLSELHKNPSVYEELEHKTAHLEEWLHRVFKHHEITHSFNRVGSMLGIFFCEGPVTDFESCAKTDVEFFGKFFHGMLKRGVYLPPSAFESLFLSNAITQVQLDHTVNAADETVEELIQQAQHKG encoded by the coding sequence ATGTACGAGAAAAGTGAAGTCCTTTTTAAACGGGCACAGCAATTCATTCCCGGCGGGGTAAACAGTCCCGTGCGGGCTTTTAAGGCAGTGGGCGGAACGCCCGTTTTTTTTGAGCGGGCCGAAGGTTCCGTGCTTTACGACGCGGACGGCAACAGCTACATCGACTACGTCGGCTCCTGGGGACCCATGCTCCTGGGGCATGCCTGGCCCCCGGTCGTGAAAGCCGTACAGGACGCCGCCGCACGTTCAACCTCCTTTGGCGCACCAACCGAGCTCGAAATTGAGCTGGCCGAGTTGATTCAACAGATGGTGCCCGGCCTCGATAAAGTCCGCATGGTAAATTCCGGCACCGAAGCCTGCATGAGCGCCATCCGCGTCGCTCGCGGCTACACCGAGCGCGATAAAATCATCAAATTCGAAGGCAACTATCACGGGCACGGCGACTCCTTCCTGATTAAGGCCGGCAGCGGCGCCATGACCTTCGGCACGCCCAGCAGCCCCGGCGTTACCAAAGGCACCGCGCAGGACACCCTCACCGCCAACTTCAACGACATTGAAGATGTGAAGCGGCTCTTCGCCGAAAACAAAGGGCAGGTTGCCGCACTCATCATTGAGCCCATTGCCGGCAACATGGGCTGTGTGCCCCCTGCCGATGGCTTCCTGCAGGGCCTGCGCGATATTTGCACCGCGGAAGGCGCGATCCTCATTTTTGATGAAGTGATGTGCGGATTCCGCGTTGCTCCCGGCGGCGCACAGCAGCTGTACGGCGTACAGGCCGATCTCGTCACTTTCGGGAAAATCATCGGCGCCGGTCTCCCGGTCGGGGCCTATGGCGGAAAGGAAGAAATCATGAATGTCGTTTCGCCTGTCGGGCCGGTGTATCAGGCAGGAACCCTATCCGGTAACCCCCTCGCCATGAGCGCGGGACTTGCCTTGCTTTCCGAGCTTCATAAAAATCCTTCAGTGTACGAAGAGCTCGAGCACAAAACCGCCCATCTGGAAGAATGGCTGCACCGCGTATTCAAGCATCACGAAATCACGCACAGCTTCAACCGCGTCGGCTCCATGCTCGGCATCTTTTTCTGCGAAGGCCCGGTCACCGACTTTGAAAGCTGCGCCAAAACCGATGTTGAATTCTTCGGTAAATTCTTCCACGGCATGCTCAAACGCGGCGTTTACCTGCCGCCTTCGGCTTTTGAAAGCCTGTTCCTCTCCAACGCCATCACGCAGGTGCAGCTCGATCACACGGTCAACGCCGCCGACGAAACCGTCGAAGAACTGATTCAACAGGCACAACACAAAGGCTGA
- a CDS encoding SDR family oxidoreductase — MHQPPVKTVSVLGCGWYGLPLASRLVRAGFQVNGSTTSEEKRPLLQAQHVSDYVLEFTPGLKSAQSLHSFFDADVLVLNIPPGRRRENLRSWYRLLIDNLMPHLLASPISQVIFISSTSVYPDVNGVVQEEDAGAGSVSESGQAMLEAEAALLGRSEFGTTVLRFSGLYGNGRHPAKYLAGRTRLKKPEAPVNLVHLEDCIRVTERVIRRQVSGEVFSVCCDEHPNRKTYYTESARRMGLAVPEFDPPQETDSWKQVSSRKLRDSLGYAFRYKSPYDGY; from the coding sequence ATGCATCAGCCTCCTGTAAAAACCGTTTCTGTGCTGGGCTGCGGCTGGTACGGACTTCCTCTCGCCTCGCGTCTCGTACGGGCCGGGTTTCAGGTAAACGGTTCAACAACTTCGGAAGAGAAGCGACCGCTGCTGCAGGCACAGCATGTTTCGGACTATGTGCTTGAGTTTACGCCAGGCCTTAAAAGTGCGCAAAGCCTGCATTCCTTCTTTGACGCGGATGTACTCGTACTTAACATCCCCCCGGGCCGCCGCAGGGAAAATCTGCGGTCTTGGTACCGCTTGCTTATAGATAACCTGATGCCGCACCTGCTTGCTTCGCCAATCAGTCAGGTTATTTTTATCAGCTCGACTTCCGTCTATCCGGATGTGAACGGGGTGGTGCAGGAGGAGGACGCCGGCGCGGGTTCTGTTTCCGAATCGGGACAGGCTATGCTTGAGGCTGAGGCGGCGCTGCTTGGCCGGAGTGAGTTCGGAACGACCGTGCTTCGCTTTTCAGGGCTGTATGGCAACGGCAGGCACCCTGCGAAGTATCTCGCGGGCAGGACCAGACTGAAAAAACCGGAAGCCCCTGTCAATCTCGTTCATCTCGAGGACTGTATTCGGGTTACGGAGCGGGTCATTCGCAGGCAGGTTAGCGGGGAAGTGTTCAGCGTGTGCTGTGATGAACATCCGAACCGGAAGACCTACTATACCGAAAGTGCGCGCCGAATGGGACTCGCGGTACCTGAGTTTGATCCGCCGCAGGAAACAGACAGCTGGAAACAGGTCAGTAGCCGGAAGCTGCGGGACAGCCTGGGCTATGCGTTCAGGTATAAATCGCCCTACGACGGCTACTGA
- the rimM gene encoding ribosome maturation factor RimM (Essential for efficient processing of 16S rRNA), with protein sequence MYPIGFIKKAHGIKGEIVLVHEEGAPPEMHGLFFFKSSRGDYEPVRIEAIRPNGRPGSGMFFVLFSGITNRSEAETLQGLVLYSSTEPEAIAQPDEEEVYMQELHSCEGYQIEDAANGISGYIIDVMETPAHPVFEIQLPSALLLVPVVDAYISTIDHEEQQVSAQNLDAFFDTEES encoded by the coding sequence ATGTATCCGATTGGCTTCATAAAAAAGGCACACGGTATTAAAGGTGAAATCGTCCTGGTTCATGAGGAAGGCGCCCCGCCCGAAATGCACGGGCTGTTTTTTTTCAAAAGCAGCAGGGGTGATTATGAACCGGTTCGCATAGAAGCAATCCGCCCGAACGGCAGACCCGGCTCGGGCATGTTCTTTGTCTTATTTTCAGGTATTACAAACCGCTCTGAAGCTGAAACCCTGCAGGGGCTCGTGCTGTATTCCTCCACTGAACCGGAAGCCATTGCGCAGCCGGATGAAGAAGAGGTCTATATGCAGGAGCTGCACAGCTGCGAAGGCTATCAGATTGAAGACGCAGCTAACGGAATCAGCGGATACATCATAGATGTGATGGAAACGCCGGCGCATCCCGTGTTTGAAATTCAGCTGCCGTCAGCCCTCCTGCTCGTACCCGTAGTTGACGCCTACATCAGCACGATCGATCATGAGGAGCAGCAGGTTTCAGCACAAAACCTCGATGCCTTTTTTGACACCGAGGAGTCCTGA
- a CDS encoding ATP-binding protein: MRSWDFHIKSTTSNILAVSERIQQLCLVNNICSPNSCNIRLVVVEALNNVAEHAYKSDKNGDISIYLSFTLDYVLISISDKGITNMLGIEPKELTIDINDPDSLPEGGFGFNIMHNVMDEISYHTHENINTLTLKKYWRKNA, from the coding sequence GTGAGATCATGGGACTTCCATATCAAGAGCACAACCAGCAACATACTCGCCGTATCTGAGCGGATACAGCAGCTGTGCCTGGTTAACAACATTTGCAGTCCCAACTCCTGCAACATCCGCCTTGTAGTTGTGGAAGCGCTGAATAACGTAGCCGAGCACGCCTATAAGAGTGATAAAAACGGCGATATCTCCATATACCTTTCCTTCACCCTTGACTATGTGCTCATCAGCATATCCGACAAAGGCATCACAAATATGCTCGGCATTGAACCCAAAGAGCTTACCATCGATATTAATGATCCTGATTCCCTGCCGGAAGGGGGTTTTGGGTTTAACATCATGCACAACGTGATGGATGAAATTTCCTATCATACCCATGAAAATATCAACACCCTGACGCTGAAAAAATACTGGCGCAAAAATGCATAG
- the hemB gene encoding porphobilinogen synthase produces the protein MSIRILPNPLGAFPAVRGRRMRQSASLRAMTTEHHLHPAMFVAPLFVVEGKEVRDPIPSMPGYYRFSTDLLKEEITSLYALGIRSVLLFVKVPEELKDNQGKEAINPEGLMQRSIRLVKEIQPEMCVMTDVALDPYSVYGHDGVVEGGEIINDETVEILSRMALSHAQAGADVVAPSDMMDGRISAIRKTLEAEDFIHTGIMAYSAKYASCFYGPFRDALDSAPGFGDKKTYQMNPANIREAVREAQLDEQEGADIVMVKPGMPYLDVVRAVRESVSVPVSVYQVSGEYAMIKAAAQSGWLNEEQAMMESLLAFRRAGADLIATYFAREAAAFLSQTDLS, from the coding sequence ATGAGCATTAGAATTTTACCAAATCCACTCGGCGCCTTTCCGGCTGTAAGGGGCAGAAGAATGCGGCAGTCAGCCTCTCTGCGGGCGATGACGACCGAGCATCATCTGCATCCGGCCATGTTTGTCGCGCCGCTTTTTGTGGTTGAAGGCAAAGAAGTCCGGGATCCCATTCCCTCCATGCCTGGATACTACCGGTTTAGCACCGATCTTTTAAAAGAAGAAATTACATCGCTTTACGCCCTTGGGATACGATCAGTACTCCTTTTTGTAAAAGTGCCCGAAGAGTTAAAAGACAATCAGGGCAAAGAAGCCATAAATCCGGAAGGCCTCATGCAGCGCAGCATACGGCTGGTGAAAGAAATCCAGCCCGAAATGTGTGTCATGACGGATGTCGCCCTCGATCCCTACTCGGTTTACGGCCATGACGGCGTTGTTGAAGGCGGAGAAATCATCAATGATGAAACCGTCGAAATCCTGTCAAGAATGGCACTCAGCCATGCGCAGGCCGGCGCGGATGTGGTTGCACCCTCCGATATGATGGACGGGCGCATCTCAGCCATTCGCAAAACCCTGGAAGCCGAAGATTTCATCCATACCGGCATCATGGCCTACAGCGCCAAATACGCCTCATGTTTCTACGGACCATTCCGGGACGCCCTCGATTCGGCCCCGGGCTTTGGCGATAAAAAAACCTATCAGATGAATCCGGCGAATATCCGCGAAGCTGTCCGCGAAGCACAGCTCGACGAGCAGGAAGGGGCAGATATTGTAATGGTGAAACCGGGCATGCCCTACCTCGATGTGGTGCGGGCCGTTCGCGAAAGCGTGAGCGTGCCCGTTTCCGTCTATCAGGTTTCAGGCGAATATGCCATGATCAAAGCCGCAGCACAAAGCGGATGGCTCAATGAAGAGCAGGCCATGATGGAATCTTTACTCGCATTCCGGCGCGCGGGTGCCGATCTGATTGCCACATATTTTGCACGTGAAGCGGCTGCATTCCTTTCACAAACCGACCTAAGCTGA
- a CDS encoding Mrp/NBP35 family ATP-binding protein, whose amino-acid sequence MSITSEKVLEALGNVIDPDLNQDIVSLNMVEDIQIEGKKVSFTVNLTTPACPMKEQIQRACVNAVKHLVDAEAEVVPNMSSKVQQNKKIEETQTDTLSGVKNIIAVASGKGGVGKSTVSVNLAVALAQTGAKVGLVDTDIYGPSIPTMFNVRERPNINTRRKLIPLEKFGVKLLSMGLLVDQDQAVVWRGPMVSSAVKQFLSEADWGELDYLLMDLPPGTGDIQLTIVQTVPLTGAIIVSTPQDVALDDARKGVAMFQKVNVPVLGIIENMAYFTPPDMPDRKYHIFGKDGARNLAEKLDVPFLGEVPLEQTVREGADEGVPAVAQDDLGAAAISFKEIANRSAQQISIRNAMQDPTEKIEIKFK is encoded by the coding sequence ATGTCAATTACGAGCGAAAAAGTATTAGAAGCACTTGGTAATGTTATCGACCCCGACCTGAATCAGGATATCGTAAGCCTGAATATGGTTGAAGATATTCAGATTGAGGGGAAAAAGGTGAGCTTTACGGTCAACCTCACTACCCCCGCCTGCCCCATGAAGGAACAGATTCAGCGCGCCTGCGTGAACGCGGTAAAGCACCTTGTTGACGCAGAAGCGGAGGTCGTGCCTAACATGAGCTCAAAGGTACAACAGAACAAAAAGATTGAGGAAACCCAGACTGACACGCTTTCAGGCGTGAAAAATATCATCGCGGTTGCTTCGGGCAAGGGCGGTGTAGGTAAATCAACCGTTTCCGTTAACCTTGCGGTTGCCCTGGCACAGACCGGCGCCAAAGTCGGCCTTGTAGATACGGATATCTACGGCCCGAGCATTCCGACCATGTTTAACGTGCGGGAGCGTCCGAACATCAACACCCGTCGTAAACTGATCCCCCTGGAAAAGTTTGGCGTAAAGCTTCTCTCTATGGGGTTGCTGGTTGATCAGGATCAGGCGGTCGTCTGGCGCGGCCCGATGGTTTCAAGCGCGGTTAAACAGTTTCTGAGTGAGGCCGACTGGGGCGAGCTCGATTACCTTCTGATGGACCTGCCTCCGGGCACGGGTGATATTCAGCTCACTATTGTGCAGACGGTGCCCTTAACCGGAGCCATCATTGTTTCGACCCCGCAGGATGTTGCGCTGGATGATGCCCGCAAAGGGGTTGCCATGTTCCAGAAAGTAAACGTGCCGGTGCTGGGTATTATCGAAAACATGGCGTACTTCACGCCGCCGGACATGCCCGACCGCAAATACCACATTTTTGGAAAGGATGGCGCCCGTAATCTCGCTGAAAAGCTCGACGTGCCCTTCCTGGGAGAGGTGCCGCTCGAGCAGACGGTTCGGGAAGGAGCGGATGAAGGCGTACCTGCCGTCGCACAGGATGACTTAGGTGCCGCTGCCATTTCATTCAAAGAAATTGCCAACCGCAGTGCGCAGCAGATTTCCATCCGGAATGCCATGCAGGATCCCACCGAGAAAATCGAAATCAAATTTAAGTAA
- the hemF gene encoding oxygen-dependent coproporphyrinogen oxidase → MQKALKDRFTDYIYDLQDRICAALEKTDGKARFQEDLWERDGGGGGRTRVIANGAVFEKGGVNVSVVHGALPEFIQKQFGTAEGWFFAAGISLVIHPENPFVPTVHANYRMFELYDAPDGTRKDAWFGGGADLTPYYLFDEDARHFHQTHKAACDQVDPTLYPVFKKQCDTYFHNTHRGEARGIGGIFYDYRRKADSTDGLESWFRLAQHCGNAFTEAYIPIAERRKSLPWEPEHRYWQELRRGRYVEFNLVHDRGTLFGLKTNGRIESILMSLPPRVRWDYSPVVRPGSEEERLVHILQNPQDWAL, encoded by the coding sequence TTGCAAAAAGCACTCAAAGACCGGTTTACAGACTACATTTATGACCTTCAGGACCGCATCTGTGCGGCCCTCGAAAAAACGGACGGAAAGGCCAGGTTTCAGGAAGACCTCTGGGAGCGGGATGGCGGTGGCGGTGGCAGAACCCGCGTGATCGCCAACGGCGCTGTTTTTGAAAAAGGCGGGGTAAACGTCTCCGTCGTGCACGGGGCACTGCCCGAATTCATCCAAAAACAGTTCGGCACCGCGGAAGGCTGGTTTTTCGCGGCAGGCATCTCGCTGGTCATTCATCCCGAAAACCCCTTCGTACCAACCGTACACGCCAACTACCGCATGTTCGAGCTCTACGACGCGCCGGATGGTACCCGCAAAGATGCCTGGTTCGGCGGCGGCGCGGACCTGACGCCCTACTACCTTTTCGATGAAGACGCCCGTCACTTCCATCAAACCCATAAAGCCGCCTGCGATCAGGTTGATCCTACCCTGTATCCGGTTTTCAAAAAACAGTGCGACACCTACTTCCACAACACGCACCGCGGTGAAGCACGCGGCATCGGGGGCATTTTCTACGATTACCGCCGCAAAGCGGACAGTACCGACGGCCTTGAAAGCTGGTTTCGGCTCGCGCAGCACTGCGGCAATGCCTTCACCGAAGCCTACATCCCGATTGCGGAAAGGCGCAAATCCCTGCCATGGGAGCCGGAGCACCGATACTGGCAGGAACTGCGTCGGGGCCGCTATGTCGAGTTCAACCTTGTGCACGATCGCGGCACCCTCTTCGGACTCAAAACCAACGGGCGCATCGAAAGTATTCTGATGAGCCTGCCCCCGCGCGTACGCTGGGACTACAGCCCCGTAGTCCGCCCCGGAAGCGAAGAAGAACGCCTGGTGCATATCCTCCAAAACCCGCAGGACTGGGCGCTTTAA
- the trmD gene encoding tRNA (guanosine(37)-N1)-methyltransferase TrmD: MLRIDLLSVVPDMLHSPLDHSIIRNARDKQLAEIHVHNIRKYSTHKHRKVDDYPFGGGAGMVLTPQPVFDCVDALKSGRTYDEVIFMTPDAPVFTQDDANRLSLCSNLMILCGHYKGVDQRIRDELITREYSIGDFVLSGGELPALVVTDAIVRLLPGVLGDAESALTDSFMDDLLDAPHYTRPASYRGLEIPEILRSGDHKRIQAWRQQQMEDKTKQLRPDLYKQFLNNQ, translated from the coding sequence ATGCTCAGAATTGACCTGCTTTCCGTTGTGCCCGACATGCTGCACAGTCCGCTGGATCACAGCATTATCCGAAATGCGCGTGACAAACAGCTTGCTGAAATCCATGTGCACAACATCCGGAAGTATTCCACGCATAAGCATCGCAAAGTGGACGACTACCCGTTTGGCGGCGGCGCAGGCATGGTACTGACCCCGCAGCCGGTCTTTGACTGCGTTGACGCGCTGAAAAGCGGCCGCACCTACGATGAAGTCATTTTTATGACGCCCGATGCTCCCGTTTTCACGCAAGATGACGCCAACCGCCTTTCGCTTTGCAGCAATCTCATGATTTTATGCGGGCACTACAAAGGCGTTGATCAGCGCATCCGGGACGAACTCATCACAAGAGAGTACAGCATAGGCGATTTCGTACTTTCAGGCGGTGAACTTCCGGCGCTTGTGGTAACCGACGCCATCGTCAGGCTCCTGCCCGGCGTACTCGGCGATGCGGAAAGCGCGCTCACGGATTCCTTCATGGACGACCTGCTCGACGCGCCGCACTACACCCGTCCGGCCTCTTACCGCGGACTTGAAATACCTGAAATCCTACGCTCCGGCGATCATAAGCGCATTCAGGCGTGGCGTCAGCAGCAGATGGAAGACAAGACAAAACAGCTCAGACCGGATCTTTATAAACAATTTCTGAATAATCAATAA
- a CDS encoding MFS transporter, with protein sequence MKKGRLFTVFFVVLIDLIGFGIVLPLLPFYGSEFGATAITIGLLYSIFSFAQLIFSPIWGSLSDRIGRRPIMIISTLGSMVAYIIFGLAGSLGVLLFSRLLAGIMGGSISTAQAYIADVTTTEERARGMGLIGAAFGIGFVLGPVLAAGLINPAFAGFFANLGYADLAAWLEANKYALPGFFAAFLSFCSFLWVFFRLEETVDKERAKSLPKFKFGGVFTKTFWDRLSDNKAKGTAFFGMLVFAAFILSFGQSNLYSAFPLFSEAILGMDAQQVSLQFFYIGIIAVVIQGGLIRPLTRKFAEEKIFLVGNILMAIGMALIGFSTEVWMLTLFLGLMAVGHSLNLPTMNSLISKEADPAQVGTVMGTAQGLSGLGRTIGPTWGGFLFGISPFIPFFVTGAVIGLTIWIGYRIVSGRSSSEPASG encoded by the coding sequence TTGAAAAAGGGGCGCTTATTTACGGTCTTTTTTGTTGTATTGATTGACCTTATCGGCTTTGGCATCGTGCTGCCGCTTCTGCCGTTTTACGGCTCGGAGTTCGGTGCTACAGCCATAACCATCGGCCTGTTGTACAGCATCTTTTCGTTTGCACAGCTGATTTTCTCTCCGATATGGGGCAGCCTGTCCGACCGCATCGGGCGGCGCCCCATCATGATAATCAGCACCCTGGGTTCGATGGTCGCCTACATCATCTTCGGGCTGGCGGGATCACTGGGCGTATTGCTCTTTTCCCGCCTCCTTGCCGGTATCATGGGCGGCAGTATTTCCACCGCGCAGGCGTACATTGCCGATGTCACCACAACGGAAGAACGCGCCCGCGGCATGGGCCTGATTGGCGCAGCATTCGGCATCGGATTTGTGCTGGGACCGGTGCTCGCTGCCGGACTCATCAACCCCGCTTTTGCGGGCTTCTTCGCCAACCTCGGCTACGCTGATCTCGCGGCCTGGCTCGAAGCCAACAAATACGCCCTGCCCGGCTTCTTCGCAGCCTTCCTGTCGTTTTGCAGCTTCCTCTGGGTCTTCTTCCGCCTCGAAGAAACCGTTGATAAAGAGCGTGCCAAAAGCCTTCCCAAATTCAAATTCGGGGGCGTATTCACCAAAACATTCTGGGACCGCCTCAGCGACAATAAAGCCAAAGGCACCGCCTTTTTCGGCATGCTGGTGTTCGCTGCCTTTATCCTGTCGTTCGGGCAATCCAACCTCTACAGCGCCTTCCCGCTCTTCAGCGAAGCCATCCTCGGCATGGACGCGCAGCAGGTGAGCTTGCAGTTTTTCTACATCGGCATCATTGCCGTTGTCATTCAGGGCGGCCTCATCCGCCCGCTCACCCGCAAATTTGCGGAAGAAAAAATCTTCCTGGTCGGCAACATTCTTATGGCCATCGGCATGGCTCTCATCGGCTTCTCCACCGAAGTCTGGATGTTAACCTTGTTCCTGGGCCTGATGGCCGTCGGGCACAGCCTCAACCTGCCTACGATGAACAGCCTCATCTCCAAAGAAGCCGATCCTGCACAGGTCGGCACCGTCATGGGCACCGCGCAGGGCCTCTCAGGCCTCGGCCGCACCATAGGCCCGACCTGGGGCGGATTCCTCTTCGGCATCTCCCCCTTCATCCCGTTCTTCGTCACCGGCGCCGTAATCGGCCTCACCATCTGGATCGGCTACCGCATCGTAAGCGGCCGCAGCAGCTCTGAACCCGCCTCCGGCTGA